In a genomic window of Polycladomyces abyssicola:
- a CDS encoding polymer-forming cytoskeletal protein, giving the protein MDRKEHRDFVVAGRASTAGGEFDRVSIQGDGHVDGDLTCTELKCHGKSHITGNVKASDVKVYGSTRIDGRVESEELRVRGHAEIGGHLSCRQMEAEGMLHVGGPVTAEEVTLEGQLNVKEDVEAESFSAKGVFTIDGLLNAGQIVVQLYGDCRAKEIGGEKIEVRKKGFSFWFKPFSHHLEVDMIEGDEVHLENTRANVVRGNRVIIGPGCEIGLVEYHDHFHRDHSAKVKESKKL; this is encoded by the coding sequence GGCCGGACGGGCCAGCACTGCGGGTGGCGAATTTGACCGCGTGTCCATCCAAGGCGACGGGCACGTGGACGGAGATTTGACATGTACGGAGTTGAAATGTCACGGGAAGTCGCACATCACGGGTAACGTGAAAGCAAGCGATGTAAAGGTATACGGCTCCACCCGGATTGACGGCCGTGTGGAATCGGAGGAGCTTCGGGTCCGCGGTCATGCGGAGATTGGCGGACACTTGTCCTGCCGGCAGATGGAAGCGGAAGGGATGCTCCATGTAGGCGGTCCAGTGACGGCAGAAGAAGTAACATTAGAAGGACAGCTCAATGTGAAAGAAGATGTGGAAGCGGAATCTTTCTCGGCCAAGGGTGTTTTCACAATCGACGGGCTGTTGAATGCAGGACAAATCGTGGTGCAGCTGTACGGGGACTGCCGGGCGAAGGAAATCGGTGGCGAAAAGATCGAGGTGCGGAAAAAGGGTTTCTCATTTTGGTTCAAGCCGTTCTCACATCATCTGGAGGTTGATATGATCGAGGGGGATGAGGTCCACTTGGAAAACACCCGGGCAAACGTGGTACGGGGCAATCGTGTCATCATCGGACCGGGTTGCGAAATCGGATTGGTGGAGTATCACGATCATTTCCACCGGGATCACAGCGCAAAAGTAAAGGAATCAAAAAAGCTGTGA
- a CDS encoding alpha/beta fold hydrolase, translating into MRQIGVAVFSFLVALTLTIPGIGQATSGKESKETAAQTLATKKYDLVLLHGLRNAHRWSDHFLTTVANVWGSGNVYVIYANDSNEVQTRVLNGKTVTFIGRNDNTAGSEYISDWVNQVHEKVQILQKKYGLSKQFDIIAHSQGGLVARRYIYDYPGTVAGLVTLGTPHHGSPLANDYEFAAKYIYGGEKAQSNLDPAWVEKFNQQYPVKGAPLFNGGKIYTVQGDADGYDTWGVNGENFVGWMTLFTKYQTDSDGLVPTSSAYIEGAIHLATYDSYDHLELVQKPDVAEKAATVLP; encoded by the coding sequence ATGCGTCAAATCGGCGTTGCGGTTTTCTCTTTTCTGGTGGCATTGACTCTGACCATACCAGGTATCGGTCAAGCCACCTCCGGCAAAGAAAGCAAAGAAACTGCCGCCCAGACACTCGCCACCAAAAAATACGACTTGGTTTTGTTGCACGGCCTTCGAAACGCTCATCGATGGAGCGATCATTTTTTAACCACAGTAGCAAATGTTTGGGGTTCCGGCAATGTGTACGTGATTTATGCCAATGATTCGAATGAGGTGCAAACCCGGGTATTGAACGGCAAAACCGTCACCTTTATCGGCAGAAATGACAATACGGCCGGGTCGGAGTATATCTCGGACTGGGTGAATCAGGTTCATGAAAAAGTGCAAATCCTTCAAAAGAAATACGGACTCAGCAAGCAATTTGATATCATTGCCCACAGTCAAGGCGGACTGGTCGCCCGGCGTTACATCTACGACTACCCCGGCACTGTTGCGGGACTGGTCACCCTGGGTACTCCGCATCATGGATCTCCGCTGGCAAATGATTACGAATTTGCCGCGAAATATATCTACGGCGGCGAAAAAGCACAATCCAACTTGGATCCTGCCTGGGTCGAAAAGTTTAACCAACAGTATCCGGTGAAAGGTGCTCCCCTTTTTAACGGTGGAAAAATCTATACGGTTCAGGGAGATGCTGATGGTTATGATACTTGGGGTGTGAATGGAGAGAATTTTGTAGGATGGATGACCCTGTTCACCAAATACCAAACTGACAGTGACGGATTGGTGCCGACGAGCAGCGCCTATATCGAAGGAGCCATTCATCTCGCCACCTATGATTCCTACGATCACCTGGAACTGGTGCAAAAGCCCGATGTCGCAGAGAAAGCGGCAACGGTTCTCCCTTGA
- a CDS encoding MIP/aquaporin family protein: MSHFLAELIGTMILIILGDGVVAGVVLNKSKAQNAGWVVITFGWGLAVMVAAYCVGHYSGAYLNPAVTVGFAMAGKLPWAEVPSMISAQMIGAFLGAVVVWLHYLPHWKETDDPEAKLGVFSTIPAIRHTWSNLLSEMIGTFVLVLALLAFGAKGVVFADGLQTLVVALLIVSIGMSLGGTTGYAINPARDLGPRIAHALLPIPGKGSSDWGYAWIPVVGPLVGGVLASWVYLQLFH, from the coding sequence TTGTCTCATTTTCTCGCCGAGTTGATCGGCACAATGATTCTGATTATTTTGGGAGATGGCGTAGTTGCCGGTGTCGTATTGAACAAGTCCAAAGCGCAAAATGCAGGCTGGGTGGTGATCACCTTCGGATGGGGCTTGGCTGTGATGGTGGCTGCCTATTGCGTCGGCCATTACAGTGGTGCCTATCTTAACCCGGCAGTGACTGTCGGTTTCGCGATGGCGGGGAAACTGCCGTGGGCCGAGGTTCCAAGCATGATCTCGGCACAGATGATCGGGGCGTTTTTGGGAGCCGTCGTGGTTTGGTTGCATTACCTGCCCCATTGGAAGGAAACGGACGATCCTGAAGCGAAATTGGGTGTGTTCTCCACGATCCCGGCCATTCGCCATACGTGGTCCAACTTGTTGAGTGAGATGATCGGCACGTTCGTGTTGGTATTGGCTTTGCTGGCATTTGGTGCCAAAGGAGTGGTCTTCGCCGACGGTTTGCAGACACTGGTGGTGGCCTTGTTGATCGTTTCGATCGGGATGTCGCTCGGCGGCACCACAGGTTATGCCATCAATCCTGCACGGGATCTGGGACCGCGCATCGCCCATGCGCTGTTGCCCATACCCGGGAAAGGAAGCTCCGACTGGGGGTATGCCTGGATTCCCGTAGTCGGTCCGCTTGTAGGTGGGGTACTGGCATCATGGGTTTATTTGCAGTTATTTCATTGA
- the glpK gene encoding glycerol kinase GlpK, whose translation MEKKYVLAIDQGTTSSRAIIFDREGKVVGVAQKEFTQIFPQQGWVEHDALEIWGSVLSVIHEVLARYPVAAQEIAAIGITNQRETTVVWDRHTGEPVYHAIVWQSRQTADICERLKADGYEETVRDKTGLLIDAYFSGTKVKWILDHVEGAREKAERGDLLFGTIDTWLVWKLSGGRAHVTDYSNASRTLMYNIFDLRWDDELLKMLTVPRSMLPEVRSSSEVYTTTDPTLFFGEEVPISGIAGDQQAALFGQACFEPGMAKNTYGTGCFMLMNTGEKAVRSGHGLLTTLAWGLDGKVEYALEGSIFVAGSAIQWLRDGLRLIKTAAESEELAQKVSSTDGVYVVPAFVGLGTPYWDSNVRGAVFGLTRGTNKEHLVRATLESLAYQTRDVLGAMEADAGIRLKKLRVDGGATANNFLMQFQSDILGVSVERPVVLETTALGAAYLAGLAVGFWSDKEEIAKNWQVDRNFEPEMDHNTREMLYNEWLKAVEAARAFK comes from the coding sequence ATGGAAAAGAAATACGTGTTGGCCATTGACCAGGGAACCACCAGTTCTCGGGCGATCATCTTTGATCGCGAGGGAAAAGTGGTGGGCGTGGCGCAAAAGGAGTTTACCCAGATTTTCCCTCAACAAGGTTGGGTCGAACACGATGCATTGGAAATTTGGGGCTCCGTGCTAAGCGTCATCCATGAGGTGTTGGCCCGTTATCCGGTAGCGGCCCAAGAAATTGCGGCGATCGGGATTACCAACCAGCGAGAGACCACCGTGGTCTGGGACAGACATACGGGTGAACCAGTGTATCATGCGATCGTGTGGCAATCCCGGCAGACGGCCGATATATGTGAACGGTTGAAAGCCGATGGTTACGAAGAAACGGTTCGTGACAAAACCGGTTTGCTGATCGACGCTTATTTTTCCGGTACCAAGGTGAAATGGATTCTGGATCATGTTGAGGGGGCGCGGGAAAAAGCGGAACGAGGAGATCTGTTGTTCGGCACCATCGATACCTGGCTGGTGTGGAAGCTCTCCGGCGGCCGGGCCCATGTCACTGACTATTCCAATGCGTCCCGGACGCTGATGTACAACATTTTCGATTTGCGTTGGGACGATGAACTGCTGAAGATGTTGACCGTTCCCCGCTCCATGTTGCCGGAAGTGCGCTCATCGTCCGAGGTGTACACCACTACTGATCCCACGCTCTTTTTCGGGGAAGAAGTACCCATTTCCGGAATCGCGGGCGACCAACAGGCAGCGTTGTTCGGTCAGGCTTGTTTTGAACCGGGCATGGCCAAAAACACATATGGCACCGGTTGCTTTATGTTGATGAACACGGGGGAAAAAGCGGTCCGTTCGGGACACGGACTTCTGACCACACTGGCTTGGGGACTGGACGGCAAGGTGGAGTATGCACTGGAAGGCAGCATTTTTGTCGCCGGTTCGGCCATCCAATGGTTACGGGACGGGCTGCGTCTCATCAAAACGGCGGCGGAAAGTGAAGAGTTGGCGCAAAAAGTGAGTTCCACCGACGGGGTTTACGTCGTGCCGGCATTTGTGGGATTGGGTACACCCTACTGGGACAGCAATGTCCGTGGAGCGGTGTTTGGCTTGACGCGCGGAACGAATAAGGAACACCTCGTGAGGGCCACGTTGGAATCCCTCGCTTATCAGACACGGGACGTGTTGGGGGCGATGGAGGCCGATGCGGGCATTCGTCTGAAAAAGTTGCGCGTCGACGGCGGTGCCACTGCTAACAATTTCCTGATGCAATTTCAAAGCGACATCCTCGGGGTTTCGGTCGAACGTCCGGTGGTGCTGGAAACCACCGCGCTCGGTGCCGCCTACTTGGCAGGATTGGCCGTCGGTTTCTGGTCGGACAAAGAAGAGATCGCAAAGAACTGGCAGGTTGACCGCAATTTTGAGCCTGAAATGGATCACAACACGCGGGAAATGTTGTATAATGAATGGTTGAAGGCGGTGGAAGCAGCGAGAGCGTTTAAGTAA